A single genomic interval of Centropristis striata isolate RG_2023a ecotype Rhode Island chromosome 8, C.striata_1.0, whole genome shotgun sequence harbors:
- the LOC131975908 gene encoding cytochrome c oxidase subunit 6B1: MAETVEKIKNYRTAPFDARFPNTNQTRNCFQNYLDFHRCNKALSARDQDTAPCDWYQRVYKSLCPMSWVSKWDDQMEEGSFPGKI, from the exons ATGGCTGAAACTGTTGAGAAGATCAAGAACTACAGGACGGCTCCCTTTGACGCCAGATTCCCCAACACAAACCAGACCCGCAACTGTTTCCAGAACTACCTGG ACTTCCACAGGTGCAACAAGGCCCTGTCTGCCAGAGACCAGGATACAGCTCCCTGTGACTGGTACCAGAGGGTTTACAAGAGCCTCTGTCCCATGAGCTGG GTTTCCAAATGGGACGATCAGATGGAGGAGGGAAGTTTCCCAGGAAAGATCTGA